GGCGTCTGTGAAAGCATGGGCCATTGAGACGGTGACAAAAATCTCAATTTTGAAGTAGTACATTTTATTtttctactacttctatgagttggcaaacaaactgaaagggtgctcACTGCCACCTAGAGTCAGTTGCTTGAGCAGGTATGAAGTCAATGTTGATGATTTACTGGCACCTGCACTTACTCAcaagtataattcattggctgatcaaAGATCCTTCCTGATGACCTGAATAGAATTAtatgatccttccttaacccacAGAAAGTCCCACCGAGTTGACTGCTTCAAAACGGTGTAAGTCCTCAATGGCttttcccatgctaaaacaggattTTGGGCACCTgaatcctctatctatctctgtggTACATCCTCATTTATCTGCCTTAACGGAGCTTGTGAGACTTCCCTACGATGTTGTTATCCAATTCAACTCATGTACCGGTAATAACCCTCTCTCTTCTTGTCAGTCTGCAGATGTAGAGGCGGCAGGTCCTGGAGGATCATCTCTGGTCAAGCAGGAGAgggctgaaggagaggaggacccacAACACAGCAGAGACATCCAGACTGGAGCAGCGTCTGTAGTGGCGCCCCTTGTTGCCATGGAGGACCACGCGACCGCCGTGCAGCCCAGGACCCGCTGCATCACAGAGGTCAATGGAATGCTGAATGCCATCGTCAAGTCAGACACAGAGACTTTAACTGTAACACAAAGGCTCTTACACACAGGATCTGACAACAgatcagacccagagagactgggGCCACTGGGCTGTCCTCCTGCTCCCGGCTCAGAGTATTTACTTTACCCAAGCCCGAGGATGGCTCATTCCCATCGGGACTCAGGTGACGCATTAGAGACTGGCAATGATCCGTCTTGTTCTTACACTACAGAGATGGACCCTGGCAACATGACCTTGggtttagagacacagactgatcTGTCTACAGGGGACTGGAAacggtacagtagtagtgtatactCCGAAAGGTGCTTAGATAAGAAAGGGGAGTGTTTGGTCGTAGATGAAGTGAAAGTGGAGGGCGACATTTCTCCCACATGGAATGCAGATAGTAACCTAAGAGATGGACACTCACGGGGAACAGATTTCTTAGATTACAGGGAATGCTTAGAAACTAATCCAAATGTCACAACCCACTCCCCTTTACTCGTGCTCAGAGATCGCAACTTAGTGTCCTCATCGATGGGGCCTTCCGATTCACACAACTGCCTTTTTGATCAGGTATTGAACTCAAATGACAGGGCTACAACCCAGGCTATGGGAGGAGAAGCCACATCAGGTAGTAGTAAAGAGAaacggttcctctgcatgttctgtaacaaaggcttcagctgcccCCAGAAAGTGAAGATCCATCAGAggatccacacaggggagaaacgcTTCAGGTGTACCCAGTGTCATATGCGCTTCGCCCAGACTGgtgacctgaagaggcaccagagggtccacacaggggtgaaacccttcagctgtacccagtgtcataTGCGCTTCGCCCAGGCTGGCCACCTGAAGAGGCAcgagagggtccacacaggggagaaaccctacagctgtccccagtgtgagaagaggttctcccgcCAGGACCAGCTAaagatgcacctgaaggtccacatGGGAGAAAAGCTGTTAGCTTGTACGCACTgagctacctcaggatacaccagcagaaaaaccATTCCACTATATAACATAGAAAGTAACCGTTCTACTCTACAGCTTCTGACATTTAGATCAAACC
The window above is part of the Salvelinus fontinalis isolate EN_2023a chromosome 42, ASM2944872v1, whole genome shotgun sequence genome. Proteins encoded here:
- the LOC129841390 gene encoding oocyte zinc finger protein XlCOF7.1-like, producing MIFHTQIASIVEVLANAAVAEICKLVDDDYVVFRLEISQRQKENVALRRKLQLLELKVSRERAEKTMRERLLASRPRSVKILDRYRGMARGEGHLTGAYRSFGKPAGHNTWRDDQPIPVDERRGTSTQHVIMIESADVEAAGPGGSSLVKQERAEGEEDPQHSRDIQTGAASVVAPLVAMEDHATAVQPRTRCITEVNGMLNAIVKSDTETLTVTQRLLHTGSDNRSDPERLGPLGCPPAPGSEYLLYPSPRMAHSHRDSGDALETGNDPSCSYTTEMDPGNMTLGLETQTDLSTGDWKRYSSSVYSERCLDKKGECLVVDEVKVEGDISPTWNADSNLRDGHSRGTDFLDYRECLETNPNVTTHSPLLVLRDRNLVSSSMGPSDSHNCLFDQVLNSNDRATTQAMGGEATSGSSKEKRFLCMFCNKGFSCPQKVKIHQRIHTGEKRFRCTQCHMRFAQTGDLKRHQRVHTGVKPFSCTQCHMRFAQAGHLKRHERVHTGEKPYSCPQCEKRFSRQDQLKMHLKVHMGEKLLACTH